The following is a genomic window from Spirosoma foliorum.
TATAACCGTTGCCAATGAGCGAAGCGTGTCGGGAAGCGCCGTTTGAAACTGCACTTTCATGACATCGGCAATATTCTGACCCGCCCCCGCAATGGAAATATATTTATCCGCTTTTGTCTGCCTTGCCGCCAGCATACCTACCAGCGACCCTTCGGAATGACCGGCTACGATCACTTTCGAAAACCGCTTGTCGACCTGTAGCTGGTGAATGAATCCAACGGCATCACTTACATAATAATCAAACCGATGTTTGTCGGTGCCAACGGCGGCTACAGCGGCTTTCAAATTGGTACCCGAGTAGCGTTTATCATAACGGGCTACGGCGATCCCCTGCCGAACTAAACTGTCGGCCAGCATTTTAAAGGCATTCGATTTAAACCCATAGGTGCTGTTGCAGTCACGATCTGTCGGTCCAGAACCAGCAATCAATAGCACCACAGGTACCCCTTTGGTTGCATTGTCAGGCACTGTCAATGTCCCATCGAGCGTGAGATCGGCACCAGCGGGCTCCGTTATTTTGTAGTGAATTGGCTCTTCGGTTTGAGCCAGGGCAATGCGGCAACTAGCTATCAGAAATAGTGCAGCGGTAAGCAGACGATTCATAAGTGGGAGAATTTAATTGAACAAATGGCTATGATGGAATCAATTAAGCTGATGCTCTTTTTCCTGTTTGTGCAGTATGTACGAATAGACAACCGGAATCAGGGTAATCAAGCAAAAAACGCTCATCACGCCCCCTACTTTATAAGGCAAGGGCAACCCCAATGCCAATACGACACTCAATAGGCCACCTCCTACCATTAGCCAGCCACCCAGTCGGTGTGTTTTACGCCAGACAGTATCACTGTCTAATGTCCAGGGAGTACGAATGCCCACAAACCAGTTGGGTTTTACGGTAGTCATGTAATTTCCCATACCTGCAATCAGCAATCCAACCAGTGCCAGAACGACTTCCGTTGTCGCCTTACCTTCTGTTGGGTGGCCAGCTATGTAAAATAACCAGCCCATAATAGCGGCAAACAGGAGCGTAACGGCAAAGCGTAATTTTTGATAGTTTGCGCTCTGCAATTGACCTTTAGGATCGAGAGCAGGCAAAAATCGAAGCATCAGGTAAAGAAATAACGAGATACCTCCTATCAATAAAGCAGCGGTTTCTTTTCGTTGCCAGTCATTCGGATTACCCTTCAAATCATAATGAATGGCTATTTCGGCGGGCAATTCACTCCAGATAATGCCCATATAAGCCAATGGAGCCAACATAACGGCAATCATCAGCAGTTCGGTTGGTGTTGAATTAGTTTTCATACTTGATCGGTTTAGTTCTTCTGTTCAGGAATTTTCTCAGTTATTGATGTTTCTGTTTTCTGAAAGCTCATCAGCCAGGCCAGCAGCTCGTCAAGAACGGTCGTATTCAGGGAGTAATTGACAAACTGCCCCTGCTTGGTGGCTTCGACTAACCCAGCCTGACGTAACAAATCGAGGTGGTGCGAAATACTGGGCTTCGTCATATCGAATCGCTCGGCAATGTCGCCAGCGTTCAGATCTCCCTCCCGCAGCAGGTCCAGTATCTGCCGACGGGTGGGATCGTTTAAGGCCTTGAAGAGGTTATTCATCGCTATATGATTAAACTGTTAGACAAATATCTAATTAATTATTTAGACAACTATCTAATTATTAAGAAAAATCTATTTTTAGGGATGAATGGTCGATACTCAGGATGAATGGAATTTAGTTGGAGATAACGCTGATATTTCCACTACCTTCGATGTAACATGCTTTTACGCTGGCCATATCATCGACTCCCTGTTCGCGTAACATGCCGGTTAGCTCGGTTGGGGTAATCAGCTCTTTTTTCATATTCTGGCGCTGCATGACTCCATTTTTAATGAGCAGAACTGGTTCGGGCTCCCCTATCTTACTAAAGAAAACCGACCGATACCCAAGCCAGTTAATAGCATAATCCCAGAAAACCAGAATACCCACCAGAACAAAACCTTCTGTAACAGAGGTATATTCTCCTGCCATTGAATTCTGCGATGCATCTGAAATAAGCGTAATCAACAATAAATCGCTGATACCAAGCTGACCAGCGCCACGCCTAAAAAACCGAATGTAGGCAAAGCAGAACCAATACGTAATCGTACCCCGAACCCCTATTTCCCAAAGAGACATAGAAGGCGTAAACATTTTATCCCAATCAATCGTGGCAAGGAGTAAACTATACATAAGGTAGAGATGGCTAGTACGCTCCTATGAACTCATTTCAGCATCAGTGGTTTGATGGGTTTCATCTTTCTTCTGATACAAATGGGCTTGGCTGTATCTATTTATGGAGTTACCTTTGCCATACATACGTACATTTCCCAGGTTATCGCCTAGTTGAACCGATTCTGCCGAGGGCATTGTTATACACGAGTCAATCTATTAACCGCTGATTTTACCATGAAGCCACTCCAAATTCGCTTACTTACCCTTTCGACCTTAGTACTTGCTACTGCTTTGTTCCGCCTGGTACCCCACTGGCCGAATTTCACGCCAGTAGCGGCTCTGGCTTTATTTGGCGCAGCTACCTTCGAACGCAAGTGGATCGGTTTAGTAGCCCCATTTGCGGCTATGCTCTTGAGCGATGCGCTGATTGGCTTTCATGGCAGTATGGGCGCTGTGTATATCAGCTTTGGTTTAACCTGGTTACTGGGTTTATGGGCTTTACAGCGTCCAACGGCTGGTCGGATTGCCATTGCCTCGCTCACATCGTCGATTTTATTTTTTCTGGTTACCAATTTCGCCGTTTGGTACGGTAGCTCTTATTACCCACAAACAGCGGCTGGCCTGATGACATGCTATGCGGCTGGTCTAGCTTTTTATAACGGCACTTCTTTTTTCTTAAATGGCGTTATGGGTGATCTATTTTTTAGTGGCCTCTTGTTTGGCGGTTATTACCTGCTTAAACAACGCTTCATGGTGCTTCGCCCGGCACGCGCTTAATTGAGCAGATTTTCAATCATACCATAAACATAAAACGAGAGCAGTTCTGATTGAGCTGCTCTCGTTTTATGTTTATACCTAAGTCTATTCTCACTTTAAGTTCGCATATTTTCGGCTGATTAATTCGGCGACCAAACCTGTCCATCCTGTTTGATGACTGGCGCCTACACCCCGCCCATTGTCGCCATCAAAATACTCGTAAAACAGTACGTAATCGCGAAAATGGGGGTCCTGATATTTCGAATGCTGTCCAAAGGCGGGGCGTTTGCCAGCTTCATCTTTGGTAAACAGACTGATGAGTCGATTGGCGAGGCCACTTGCCACCTCTTTAAGGGTAACCTGTTGACCTGACCCGACTGGGTACTCAACCGTAAAACTATCCCCGAAATAGCCATAAAACCGATACAAACTCTCTACAATCAGGTAGTTAGTCGGCATCCAGACAGGCCCGCGCCAGTTGCTGTTCCCCCCAAACATACCGCTATCGCTTTCGGCGGGGGTATAAGTTAATCGGAAGGTGGTGTTATCCAGCGTGAACTCGTAAGGATGATCCCGGTAAACCTTTGACACGGCCCGAATGCCATGTGGACTTAGAAACTCATTCTCGTCGAGCATCTTCGATAAGATGGCCTTCAACCGAAAACCCCGAAGTAGACTGAGCAGCCGCTTTTCATCGACCCCTTTTTCCGTATATCGTGACACCTGATTGTACAGATCCGGCCGGTGACTCTGGAACCAAACCATTCGTTTCAGAAAGGCCGGGTTTGCCTTCATCAATTCATCCTCCAATACCTCAACAGCAAACATGGGGATAAGGCCCACCAATGTTCGAACGCGCATCCGTTGCACACTGCCGTCATTCATTCGAAGTTGGTCGTAGAAAAACCCTTCGTTTTCGTCCCACAAGCCTACGTGCGTGTCTCCAATATTGGTAATAGCGCCTGCGATGTACAGAAAATGGTCGAAGAATTTCGTCGCCATTTCATCGTATACCAGGTCATGCTTAGCCAATTCGAGCGCAATGCGCATCATGTTGAGGGAATACATGGCCATCCAACTGGTTCCATCGGCCTGCTCCAGATGACTGCCATCCGGGAAAACGGTATTTCGGTCAAAAACGCCAATGTTATCTAAGCCCAGGAATCCGCCTTCAAAAATATTATTGCCCGCTTCATCTTTCCGGTTTACCCACCAGGTAAAGTTGAGCATCAGTTTATGAAAAATACCCCGTAAAAATGTTCGATCTTCTTCGCCTGGTGGTTTTCGCTCAAGTTCAGAATGGTAAATTCGCCAGGCTGCCCACGCCTGCACGGGCGGGTTCACATCCGAGAAATTCCATTCATAAGCAGGCAACTGGCCATTCGGATGCATGAACCATTCGTTGGTCAACATCATAAGCTGTTGCTTGGCAAAACCCGGATCGATTATGGCCAGATTTACACAGTGAAACGCCCAGTCCCAGGCCGCATACCAGGGATATTCCCATTTGTCGGGCATTGAAATAACTGCCGCATTAATGAGCTGAAGCCACGTATGATTACGCCCTAAGGCCCGTTCGGGCGGTGGCGGTGGGTTATTCGGATCGCCAGCCAGCCAGCGCGATACATCGTAGTAATAGTATTGTTTGCTCCACAGCATCCCGGCAAATGCCTGACGCTGTACTAATTTTTCATCAGGTGTTGCTTCCTCGGGCTGAATATGGGCGTAAAACTCATCGGCTTCCTCCTTACGCTGCGCAATGATCTGATCAAATTCGGTGAAAGGCGCGATTAGATCAGCCACTGCCGTTCCCGGCGCTTCAAGCCGAAGCCGTATCTGAGCGGAGCCACCCGCTTCAATCGTGAACTGATAATGAGCGGCCGCTTTAGTACCCGTATGATCTGGGTTGACGGTATTCGCTCCCTGCACCACATGATCGTTGATGCCGTCCTTCGGGTAAGTTGATCCGGAATGGGTATCGTACAGGCGGGCCTGATTGGTTTCATTTTCACAAAATAACCAGTCAGGCTGTCCTTCGGCATGCAGTACGTAATGCCCCAGATCAGAATCTTCGACCGATACCGTTCCGTTGGGTTGCAATACCAACGACGGTCGATAATTGGGCACTCCATCTGAGTCATCGCCAAATATCCAGGTATTCCGAAACCAAAGCGTAGGTAGCAAATGAAGTTCAGCCGCTTCGGGACCACGATTATGCGCCGTCACCGTCATCAGTATATCTTTCGGACCCGCTTTGGCATACTCCACAAACACGTCGAAATAGCGATCTTCATCAAATATTCCCGTATCGAGCAGCTCAAATTCGGGGTCCAGACGGGTGCGTTTACGGTTTTCGTCTAAAAGCCATTGATACGGATAGGCAGTCTGCGGGTATTTGTAAAGCATTCGCTGGTACGAATGCGTTGGAATATTATCGAGGTAATAGTAGAGTTCTTTAACGTCTTCGCCATGATTACCTTCACTATTCGTCAGACCGAAATAGCGCTCTTTCAGAATGGGATCTTTCCCATTCCAAAGCGCTAGGGCAAGACAAAGCTGTTGCCGATCATCGGAGATGCCTGCAATGCCTTCTTCGCCCCACCTATAGGTATAGCTCCGGGCAATATCGTGCGTTGTATACCTCCAGGCATCACCATTAGAGCTGTAATCCTCACGTACGGTTCCCCACTGGCGGTCGGAAACATATGGACCCCACAGCCGCCAAATTGTATCGTCTAAACGTTGCTGTTCAATTGTCACGTTACTGAATGTATGATGTAGGATCTATGAGGTAAGATATATCCTACATCATACATCCTATATAAAAAATCATCCGCCGGTAGAAAAGCCTTCAAAAACGGTCATGCCGCCGTCGATGAAGATGCTGGCTCCAGTGATGTAATCTGATTGATCGGACGAAAGAAATACGGCCAAATTGCCAATGTCCTGAGGCTGACCAATTCGGTTATAGGGAATCAACGACATCAGACTGTTCAGCGCCTGCGGGGTTTCCCAGGCAGCTTTATTAATTGGCGTCTGAATGGCTCCTGGGCAAATGCTGTTGACCCGAATTTTACGATCACCGTATTCCTGCGCCAATGATTGCATCAGCATTTTAATCCCACCTTTTGAGGTGGCGTAGTTGACATGGCCACCCCAGGGAATGAGTTCGTGAACAGAGCTCATACAGATAATTTTTCCGGTGGCTGCGGACACTTCAGGACGAGGACCACGGCGTAAAAACTCCCGGATTGCCTCACGAGCACATAAAAACTGTCCCGTCAGATTGACACTAATGACTGTATTCCATTGATCGAGG
Proteins encoded in this region:
- a CDS encoding glucose 1-dehydrogenase, which encodes MDQVLKGQIAIITGASSGIGAGVAKSMAAAGATVVVNYPVEATKPAADAVLKEITDAGGNGIVAQCDVSKEDQVIKLFADVVAQFGTVDILINNAGLQRDSKFDEMTLDQWNTVISVNLTGQFLCAREAIREFLRRGPRPEVSAATGKIICMSSVHELIPWGGHVNYATSKGGIKMLMQSLAQEYGDRKIRVNSICPGAIQTPINKAAWETPQALNSLMSLIPYNRIGQPQDIGNLAVFLSSDQSDYITGASIFIDGGMTVFEGFSTGG
- a CDS encoding alpha/beta hydrolase family protein, whose product is MNRLLTAALFLIASCRIALAQTEEPIHYKITEPAGADLTLDGTLTVPDNATKGVPVVLLIAGSGPTDRDCNSTYGFKSNAFKMLADSLVRQGIAVARYDKRYSGTNLKAAVAAVGTDKHRFDYYVSDAVGFIHQLQVDKRFSKVIVAGHSEGSLVGMLAARQTKADKYISIAGAGQNIADVMKVQFQTALPDTLRSLATVILDSLKEGYPVKRVNPFLATMFNAKMQPGLISWMKYDPAVEIKKYAGPVLLINGKHDIQVATSEAERLKAARPDATLVLIDRMNHVLKNAPLDRAANIETYNQPHLPLTPGLVETIARFVKK
- a CDS encoding DUF6580 family putative transport protein; protein product: MKPLQIRLLTLSTLVLATALFRLVPHWPNFTPVAALALFGAATFERKWIGLVAPFAAMLLSDALIGFHGSMGAVYISFGLTWLLGLWALQRPTAGRIAIASLTSSILFFLVTNFAVWYGSSYYPQTAAGLMTCYAAGLAFYNGTSFFLNGVMGDLFFSGLLFGGYYLLKQRFMVLRPARA
- a CDS encoding SdpI family protein encodes the protein MKTNSTPTELLMIAVMLAPLAYMGIIWSELPAEIAIHYDLKGNPNDWQRKETAALLIGGISLFLYLMLRFLPALDPKGQLQSANYQKLRFAVTLLFAAIMGWLFYIAGHPTEGKATTEVVLALVGLLIAGMGNYMTTVKPNWFVGIRTPWTLDSDTVWRKTHRLGGWLMVGGGLLSVVLALGLPLPYKVGGVMSVFCLITLIPVVYSYILHKQEKEHQLN
- a CDS encoding MGH1-like glycoside hydrolase domain-containing protein, which gives rise to MTIEQQRLDDTIWRLWGPYVSDRQWGTVREDYSSNGDAWRYTTHDIARSYTYRWGEEGIAGISDDRQQLCLALALWNGKDPILKERYFGLTNSEGNHGEDVKELYYYLDNIPTHSYQRMLYKYPQTAYPYQWLLDENRKRTRLDPEFELLDTGIFDEDRYFDVFVEYAKAGPKDILMTVTAHNRGPEAAELHLLPTLWFRNTWIFGDDSDGVPNYRPSLVLQPNGTVSVEDSDLGHYVLHAEGQPDWLFCENETNQARLYDTHSGSTYPKDGINDHVVQGANTVNPDHTGTKAAAHYQFTIEAGGSAQIRLRLEAPGTAVADLIAPFTEFDQIIAQRKEEADEFYAHIQPEEATPDEKLVQRQAFAGMLWSKQYYYYDVSRWLAGDPNNPPPPPERALGRNHTWLQLINAAVISMPDKWEYPWYAAWDWAFHCVNLAIIDPGFAKQQLMMLTNEWFMHPNGQLPAYEWNFSDVNPPVQAWAAWRIYHSELERKPPGEEDRTFLRGIFHKLMLNFTWWVNRKDEAGNNIFEGGFLGLDNIGVFDRNTVFPDGSHLEQADGTSWMAMYSLNMMRIALELAKHDLVYDEMATKFFDHFLYIAGAITNIGDTHVGLWDENEGFFYDQLRMNDGSVQRMRVRTLVGLIPMFAVEVLEDELMKANPAFLKRMVWFQSHRPDLYNQVSRYTEKGVDEKRLLSLLRGFRLKAILSKMLDENEFLSPHGIRAVSKVYRDHPYEFTLDNTTFRLTYTPAESDSGMFGGNSNWRGPVWMPTNYLIVESLYRFYGYFGDSFTVEYPVGSGQQVTLKEVASGLANRLISLFTKDEAGKRPAFGQHSKYQDPHFRDYVLFYEYFDGDNGRGVGASHQTGWTGLVAELISRKYANLK
- a CDS encoding autorepressor SdpR family transcription factor — protein: MNNLFKALNDPTRRQILDLLREGDLNAGDIAERFDMTKPSISHHLDLLRQAGLVEATKQGQFVNYSLNTTVLDELLAWLMSFQKTETSITEKIPEQKN
- a CDS encoding DUF421 domain-containing protein yields the protein MYSLLLATIDWDKMFTPSMSLWEIGVRGTITYWFCFAYIRFFRRGAGQLGISDLLLITLISDASQNSMAGEYTSVTEGFVLVGILVFWDYAINWLGYRSVFFSKIGEPEPVLLIKNGVMQRQNMKKELITPTELTGMLREQGVDDMASVKACYIEGSGNISVISN